The Eurosta solidaginis isolate ZX-2024a chromosome 4, ASM4086904v1, whole genome shotgun sequence genome includes a window with the following:
- the LOC137248348 gene encoding uncharacterized protein isoform X2, with product MQLNEKPAASALVILLSIYNNTNFTQAYDCQTLLHDNGVNETDWKNLEPCLGVVNSEGISTNTSENVWRLIKTAFDGVENIPAEVYAKIHLVLTAITMDELHNISMSRVEIVEAFGRVHALRSSDMSQGFSEAQMALIASKVRNEWLGKEPQTYSEYDLISLGEIVCHLNESDIENIHADAFKFAAEFIGSIDACPETQLRNFAKLAMREDAFGEAKGEHNWQHHKWSLPVRTSCYR from the exons ATGCAGCTCAACGAAAAACCCGCTGCATCAGCCCTTGTGATACTTCTTAGTATCTATAACAACACAAATTTCACTCAAGCTTACGATTGTCAAACGCTGCTGCATGACAACGGAGTAAACGAAACTGATTGGAAAAATTTAGAGCCATGCTTAGGCGTAGTTAATAGCGAAGGAATATCCACGAATACCAGTGAAAATGTATGGCGTCTAATAAAAACG GCTTTTGATGGCGTAGAAAATATACCAGCCGAAGTTTATGCCAAAATACATTTGGTCCTCACAGCCATCACAATGGATGAGTTGCATAATATCAGCATGTCACGTGTGGAAATTGTGGAGGCATTTGGTCGAGTGCATGCCCTGAGGAGTAGCGATATGAGCCAAGGCTTTAGTGAAGCACAAATGGCATTAATTGCAAGCAAAGTGCGTAATGAATGGCTGGGCAAGGAACCGCAAACATATTCGGAATATGATTTGATTTCATTGGGTGAAATTGTATGCCATCTGAATGAGAGCGATATCGAGAATATACATGCAGATGCTTTCAA ATTTGCAGCTGAGTTTATTGGTTCAATCGATGCTTGTCCTGAAACCCAATTGCGAAATTTCGCCAAATTAGCAATGCGTGAAGATGCCTTCGGAGAGGCCAAAG GTGAGCACAATTGGCAACATCATAAATGGTCTCTCCCAGTCCGAACTAGCTGCTATAGATGA
- the LOC137248348 gene encoding uncharacterized protein isoform X1: protein MQLNEKPAASALVILLSIYNNTNFTQAYDCQTLLHDNGVNETDWKNLEPCLGVVNSEGISTNTSENVWRLIKTAFDGVENIPAEVYAKIHLVLTAITMDELHNISMSRVEIVEAFGRVHALRSSDMSQGFSEAQMALIASKVRNEWLGKEPQTYSEYDLISLGEIVCHLNESDIENIHADAFKFAAEFIGSIDACPETQLRNFAKLAMREDAFGEAKGWSKIDVSTIGNIINGLSQSELAAIDESTLQLNQFYVQKQNGKFKYIKSISTTTNNSSNISKDKRNRTNRTKGDDCNNN, encoded by the exons ATGCAGCTCAACGAAAAACCCGCTGCATCAGCCCTTGTGATACTTCTTAGTATCTATAACAACACAAATTTCACTCAAGCTTACGATTGTCAAACGCTGCTGCATGACAACGGAGTAAACGAAACTGATTGGAAAAATTTAGAGCCATGCTTAGGCGTAGTTAATAGCGAAGGAATATCCACGAATACCAGTGAAAATGTATGGCGTCTAATAAAAACG GCTTTTGATGGCGTAGAAAATATACCAGCCGAAGTTTATGCCAAAATACATTTGGTCCTCACAGCCATCACAATGGATGAGTTGCATAATATCAGCATGTCACGTGTGGAAATTGTGGAGGCATTTGGTCGAGTGCATGCCCTGAGGAGTAGCGATATGAGCCAAGGCTTTAGTGAAGCACAAATGGCATTAATTGCAAGCAAAGTGCGTAATGAATGGCTGGGCAAGGAACCGCAAACATATTCGGAATATGATTTGATTTCATTGGGTGAAATTGTATGCCATCTGAATGAGAGCGATATCGAGAATATACATGCAGATGCTTTCAA ATTTGCAGCTGAGTTTATTGGTTCAATCGATGCTTGTCCTGAAACCCAATTGCGAAATTTCGCCAAATTAGCAATGCGTGAAGATGCCTTCGGAGAGGCCAAAGGTTGGTCAAAAATTGAT GTGAGCACAATTGGCAACATCATAAATGGTCTCTCCCAGTCCGAACTAGCTGCTATAGATGAAAGTACTTTACAACTGAATCAATTCTATGTGCAAAAACAGAATGgaaaatttaaatatatcaaaagcattagtacaacaacaaataacAGCAGCAATATATCTAAAGATAAAAGAAATAGGACAAATAGAACAAAAGGCGACGACTGCAATAATAACTAG